The sequence below is a genomic window from Acropora palmata chromosome 5, jaAcrPala1.3, whole genome shotgun sequence.
ATCAACGACGAAACCTTTTCTTCGCATATCTCTGTCAGCTcatttttaacataatttttgAGATAACTTTCATCATCTTGCTAGAAACACAACAATCATATCCCAGGAACTTTCCGTCACACTTTTCTTGTTCGTCGTCAGTTAATGAAACACAATCTACCACTTCATTCAACTGTTCCAATCATCGAGCAGATTCTAAAAGTATCTGGATAAGAGTTGTTACAGCAGCGAATGGAATATTCGcattttttgctttcctgGAGATTATTTGGATCTTATCGCGAGGTAGAAATGGAAAAGAATTCATGGAAAATTGGCGGTTTTATGCGGATCATTTGAAATCAAACTCAAACGAACAGCACCAAGGACGACCAGACGGAATTCCTTTAATGGAATCACAAGATCGAGCTGTCAACATCCCGCCTGAACAGAATAACGATGAAATAACAAACTCATCTGAACTCCAAGAACACGCTCAAGTCCAAAATGATTTCCACATTGCCATAGAGACCCTGAAAAAGAATTGCTTGCAGGACACCGATAAGCTAAACGATCTTAAACAACCTTTTGGCAGACCAGATCCCGGCGAAGGCCACATACATGATCTCACAATAGACAAGATCTATGTCCATGTAAGCATAGTTGAAGGCAGAGCTTACCATAAATTTGCGGAAGACAGGTCGAAGCAGCTCCAAGAATACCCACCCGATGCAAAGGACTGCAAATTCGCAAAACCAGGGGATCTTCTTGACAAAAATCACAAGAACGTTCTCGTTGTTGGCCGTCCTGGGATAGGAAAGACGTCATTGAGCACAAAGTTGCTTCGCCTTTGGGCATCTGGTGAGGCTTTTAATGGAGATGAACATTTCAACGTTGTCTTCCTCTTAAAGTTTAGGCGTTTTAATAATGACTACGTAAACTTGAGCCTTCGTGATCTGATGGCACGCTCAGAAACAGTCCAGAGTTTGGATGATGTTGTTTGGGATTTTATAAAACAAGAACCTACCAAGGTTCTGTTAATTTTTGACGGATTGGATgaatattcaagaaaagagGATATCAAGGACCAAGATGACCCAACTTACAAAAACTGTGTGGAAGAAAAGATGCCCCTTTCCGTTTTGTATAATAAACTGGCGGAGGAAAAACTTCTTCCTGGTGTAAGCATACTCACGACAACACGACCAACTGCTGTGAAATGTGTTCGTCATCTACCTTTTCAAAGAACAGTCGAAATTCGCGGATTCACGTCGGATGACGTTAAGGAATATGTTGAGAATTTTACTCGAGGTAACCCCGAAGCAGGGAAGAAAATGTGGGAACACATCAAGTCCAACATTAacctgttttcattttgctacATCCCAATGAACTGTTTTCTGATTTGCCACTGCTTGCTTCAAATCATCCTTTCTGAGTCTTCCCAAGCACTGCCAACGAAGATGACGGACATTTATAAAATGACCGTAAAGATGTTCTTGTTCAATCACAACAGAGAAGGTTTGTCTCCGGAGGAACTCGAAAGGCTCAAGTCAACCTACATGGATGAGCCTTTTGACAAGTTGCCTGAAGAACTTCAAGAAATCTTCAACAGTCTTGGAGAAATCGCTTTTAAAGGGATTGAAAAAGGAAGACTCCTCTTTGAATCAAACGAAGTCAGTGGGTTAGAAGATTGCGGACTGCTTCACAAATTGCCAGACCAAAAACGGAGAGCATTGGATGCCCCGCCAAAGTCCCAATTCTGTTTTACTCACCTGACAGTGCAAGAATTCTTTGCCGCAAAGCATCTGGTGGACAGCAAGACAGATGAGGAAATTGAAAGATTTGTTTGCGAGCATATCTATGGCGGCACATGGCCAGTGGTACTGCAGTTTGCAGCCGGATTGCTGAAGAGCTCACTAAGTAGCGACATTTTTATCAAGCTGTTGCCGGAGTCGACTGAGAAGGGAAAAAACCGTGAGTCTTCAGAACCAAAAACACTGACCTCTTGGCCAGCGacagaaaaagacaaagatcTAGCTGTGCAAGTATGTAAGTGTCTCTACGAGATTAACGACGAAAAGCAGCAGCCAGTATTACAAgacaaaatagagaaaattaaattcaacgCGGTTGACTTTAAACATTGTTCACTCGCACCGACTGATGTTGCTGCTGTCTTACATTGCTTAAAAAATGCTGAAGAAGTTTTGTACGTTAATTTAGAGTACAATGAGTTGGGAGACTTGGGCGCaaacgaagtgaaaaaaatttttgttaacaAGGAACGCAAACTAGAATCGTTAAACCTCAGTGCTAACAACCTCACcaacaacgcagcgaaggatttcgctgcagtaCTCatgcacagtaattgtaaactaaaaTCGTTAAACCTCCGTTATAACAAGTTCaccgacaacgcagcgaaggatttcgctgcagcacttaagcacagtaattgtaaactagaatcgtTAAACCTCTGGGGTAACTACTTcactgacaacgcagcgaaggatttcgctgcagcacttaagcacagtaattgtaaactaagAAGGTTATTCCTCTATTGTGATAACTTCACAGAGGTGGGACGCCAGTCCTTGACCGACGCAGGAAAGCAAAGTAATTGCCATGTTATGGGCGGAAACGACGAAATATCTCGCATTCTTAACCCTTTTTAAAGCTCATGTAATTTGTAATCATATACTACTAGCCAATAAGGCAAAAGGTAAAGGGACCATGCATATACTCAACAAAAGAGACTCGGAGATGAAAGAGCCATGGACAAATACGCAGGtaatttgcaagaaaaaatactACCATAACTTTCACAACAAATGTAATTTATTGCATCAccaagaaatttcaaatcaatttgattttgaaagtgAGCTCACCACAAAGGCAGTCACtaagaaaatttttcaaagttggaTGCTTTCACTTCATGCCCAAGGAACCCTTGTTATGtacaaagattttcttttgttaactTCAGTGcttcattattttatataCAAAATATGTCTTGTGTATCAAtataatattgtaataataattgtgtcagtaacaaaatgctcgaacATGATTCATTGTTAACAGCCATTATTTATGGCtaaattggctgtttcaggtccaaactgtccgattacaaaaaTTTCTTACGTGAGCAGATGGACAgatgcagattgaaaacaaacatggacgaaaTTAACTGGTCCGACGTGTTTTATTCAGATATGTTTCGTTAGATTTTGATTGCCTTTTTTCAACCATAGACTTAAgtttcttgcattttgttattggcCCAATTAATAATTTGGTAATAAGACTTTGTGTAGCACAATTCAGgtgtaatcgtgctcgtaatttcaaatcaaccaATTTGTAGGGTTAGCAACAAATTAGCATTTAGAATTTGCAACCAGTagtcaatttatttcactAGACTAGTGTATTTTTAACAATCCGATGAAAACATACATTTAcctgaaaaatattaatagtGTTTTTTAACACAGCAATGTGTTACATTTTTCACAAAGAGAATACTAGTTTTTGATGACgtaaggaaaaagaaatgtttgtaaaACTAGACTAAATAAGTAAACTTTTTGAGATGaactttggtgtttttggtgTGTCAGACTGATCCATCCCAGAATTAAACTGTGCTGAGaatatgaaaattgcaaaggcagtAACACACACTAGTTCCTGTGGGTTCTTCCCCCCACATTAGAATGATGACCTTTGAGATACGCTGACAGCTAAGGTAGACAAAATATACACTAGAAGAGGGGAAGCAAAAGAATAACCAAACTTCTCTTATTCCCAATCCTGAGGAGGAGGCTGCAATGGCCAATTATCTTTCTACAATCTTCTCTGCTTATTACCATCAGTGAAAGTGACACTACATGTGGTGTaattttggtcaaaaaccaTTTCAGGGCAAATATAATTCATCTCCACTTCTTTTAATTGCCAATAGATAGCCCATTAAATTGCAAGACAAGGTACTTTGACACTGCAGAGGCAATTCACAAACACGGAACTGACAGTCTATGACTATCAAAAACTGCAATTGTCTCAGGAAAAATTGATGGTTGAACAAAAAACCCCTTTTTGCAAACTTCAATATGATTAGCCAACTACCTCTGCCCAGCTGAATTGTAAATGACTCTTACGATTATTGCAATCCTTTTAGGATCCACAGTAAGTTTTGGTTTTAGTGATTTGAgctggaacaaaaaaaaattgtttatctCTTCAGAGTTGCCTAACATGGTTGCTAACAAAGGTGAGCTGATCATCATAGTTATGAGCACCCCTTAAAGCAGTGGCAAAAAAGAAGACCTGAACATTCagttcttcatttcattttccactcCTTAAAGTGTCGGTGACATGAATAAACATGTGTTCCAAACCCCAACGGAGTTACTCAGTAAATTTAAATTGGGTTTGAGCTAATCACCAAGTCATATGTGTACAATACtgattttataataatttatagcTGCAACAACTTTCGTTCAATCTCCATTGTGCACAAACTGGACCTCTTCTCAAAAGCAATTTAGTGTAATTTTGCATCagtatttcaaatatttttaccATGAACTGAAcctaagaaaaagaaataatagaCAATGGGAAACGAGAAGAAATAATTGTGAAATGCAATACTTCTCATAGCAAACCATTATTGAGTGCTTGCTGATTACCAGTATGGAGGAGTAttaaaatgactgtcaaaaaccaataccaataGGAGCAAACAGCGAGATTTATTAGAATTTCTCGCAGTTAGCTATGACTAGCTCAAAGCATGGGAAAACTTGAGCTTAAAAAATGGGATTGTTTGGCTTTGCTTCTCGTATGCTGAAAAACTAACacaagatttttaagccaatcactaagcgtagcaattgCAATCAGGTAATTATCACCATCATCACTTATtcgaaaactgctctaaatacaaggtaatattttgaagGGGTGCCCCATTAGTATAAATTGTAACTATTAGGGAGCATTCAAGTGATGCTGTGATCCTCATAGTCATGAACGCAATTTCAGCAAACCCTTTTGAAGGCCTCAAATTTTCAGGTTTCCTCATGCAACTGCTAAAATTGCATTAATTAAATATCGAGGATCACCGTATCACTTGATTTCATGTTCAACATATGGTTCAAAAAGTCACAGAAAGTTACAGTCTAAAGGAAACTCAAAAATTTTTGCTCAgtgtaaaacaaaagaatatgtTGGGCAAAATATTGGGTTTGTGAACGAAAGGGAGCTCAAGTACGCACGCCTTTTAGTCACGGAAGGCGACGGGAAgagagctgttttcctatttaacttaccttcacactaccacatttcacgagtagagacgattaggtTGAAAATATAGGAGATAGCAATGTCCTGGCATGCGAATTGTTCACTTCCGCTTTCTGTTCGTGGCTCAAAAGCGTCCCTAATAACAGTACTAGAAATAATCAGCGATCAGGAAAGTGCGTTCGATCAAAGGCAATTAGAGGGGAGGCGAGGGAGTTgactggtttttctttttcgctaTTTCGGAGTCAAAACCAACAAGCTTATTTAGCGTTTATTCTTAGtaatattgtaataaaatACGTTAGGAACTTTCAGACTGCGTTTAGTCTCAAGGACTTTCTATCGAACGACTTGTGAGGACTTATTACTTCAAGTTCCCAGACAGCGAGTAGACTCTTATTTCAGCAAAAATAAGAGGGCGCGCTAAATACACGCGTCGCGTGTCTTCTTCGTCTCGCGCGACGCGCGCATTTCACCGATCAACCGACAGTCGAGGAAATTTATGTAACAAATGTTATCAATTTGCTCCTATGACAACTCAAACACAACTTATGTCTGTCTAATTTGCAATCGCCAATTTGGGCCACTAACTATGCATATGATTAATTATCCAAACGTTAATTGTGCATTCCACGGCATTCAGCTAAAAATACCGCTTTGAGAATGATCTCGCGTGAGTTAAGCGCTTTCCTTGGGGCCAATTCCGTTGCACCAGGAAAATTctacttttcaatttgatcCGGATAATAACTCAAGatgtttatctttttttatttttttgttttgctttgttttgttcggtatttttctttaattacCCTACAGTTCATTAATCATAGTAAATTAATTACTCAGCTTTTGAATTACGAGAAGATTTCGTGGCCGTGAAGTCTCACATGAAGTGGTCATTAAGAAAATCACAATAAACATATGAAGCAATGATCCCGATAAGCGACTTGTTTTCAGGgcaagtttaaagaaaagtaaattgCTTTATGAAATCACGGCTCAAAATTCCAAGCAAAATGACTGTGACACTTTCAAGAAATCGAGATTTAAAATATCCTTACCCCAATAGACcgattcggctaactcagtgcTAAAGTTCTTCGTGTGAtgcatttgcatgataatgcaGCATTCATATTTCAAAGACCTGGAAATgcttgaaacaaaacgtttttttttttccccaaaggatttgaattgggtacaacattgagttggCCGAATCGGTCCATTGTTTCTCAGGACGGGAAAGGCTGCTAAATTATGCAAGCTCTGAAATACCACTCTCCAGcacttgaaaaattttatgACCATTTAGTTACGAGAAATTCCACTGCTCTAAGCGAACAAATATAAGTACATTGAATTTTATTATGATTGTTGCGTCCCGCCACtccattgatttttttttattatttagttTGCAAAAAATATGCTTCATCCTACAGCTTAGATGAGCTCAAACGAAGATCTAAAGCTTAAAGCAAATTGTCAACCTCTCTCAAACTTCAAAAGCGCCACTGACGTGTCTCTTGGCAGGCTAATTTTTTGTGAGGATAtgacaatatttttgcagTCTCATGAGATCTCAAGTATGacttttggtgttttttggtgTAAATACCACATgtgttattaaaaaaaattatttcgcCAGCCAGTTTCCGGCCAATAAGGTTTCAGGAATTTCTCATGGAGTACTAGTAGTAAGAAGATGCTTTCAGAACAAATATTTTGTCCTTTAGCCAGAGGATGAATAACGACACCATCCTTGATTTAGAAGCGCTAGAAAGAGAAGCCTTCTTCGCGAGACGATGAAGCAAAATGCTTATTCAAATGTCATTGTTTCAAGGCAATTCATGGCTTGTAGGCGTAAGAAATTTTTTACCCCCCGCTTCAAGTAAACGCAAACTGAATGTTTTTTAGCCGGAGGGTCGGTGAAGTCAAATCTATAAACACGATAACCATCAACAGGTAATCAAGTGTCACTCTGATATCTAAATTTTAAGTCGACTATCAGGCGCAAAGGATTAATCTTgcgtctttgaaaaaaaggagTTCATTAGAAATTGATGTGTATACCGTCGTTGTGTTCTTGCTCCCTTCAAGCATTTGACCCCTAAGAATGTGTTCCAGCAAATGATTGTGCCATAAATAGCGACAAGGGGGAGGGGCTTCTTTTCTAAACGTACACGAAAAGCTAGTTGAACCACTTTTATTAAAGCCATTCCCATAATTTCTGTGTCAAAATcatgattttgtttctctcATTTTAAATCTATGTCCGCATGACAACTTGGAAATTTTCGTGTGAATTTCTTTCGACGAGGCTGAAGTCAGTACGgttcaatgaaaattatgaaTGAAAGGATCCAGTGTTGTGACAAACATGCCTTATATAGAAAGTGGGTTGTCAATCTCGGCCTACAAGAGGACGCCAGTTCTAACATTTTTGCCATAACGAGATCAGAAGCGACGAGGAACGATCAAATACAAAATGGACTGCACGGCAATCAAGGAAGCGATCAGTCCCAAAACTTTAAACAAATTTACATTTGCACTGGTCATAGTTTGGATCGTAGTCGGTGCCACACTGTGTATAGCTTTCGCAGAGCTGGAAATCAGTGAATCCAGGTACGATATTCATTGTGTGACAGGGAACAACCCGGACAGCGACTTCATCCTTGGAAAGTGCTATGATGAATACCGGATGCAAAATCATAGACTTGGCATTCCCCCTTACCTCTTTGTCATAGTAAATGTGCTCCTGCTTCCAATTGTGACAGTCATCTACTCCCAATACGCCAAGTCAACTGTTAATGAACTGGAACGTAACCCTCAAGATGCCCAAGGACAACCCACGAATCGAAGACGAACTCTTTTCATGGCATACCTTTGTGAACTCAGTATTAGCATTGTTTTGGAAATAACTTTCATCGTCTTGCTGGAAACGCATCTATTTTATCCTAGAAACTTTCCGTCTGACTTTTCTTGTTCTATCGAAAATCCGTCCTTTAACCGAACGCAATTCAACTGTTACAATAAACGAGCGGGTTATAAAAATATCTGGACCAAAGTTGTGATAGCAGCGAATGGAATTTTCGCATTGTTTGCTTTCCTGGAGATTCTTTGGATCTTGTCGCGAGGTAGACATGGTAAAGACTTCGTGGAAAATTGGCGGTTTTATGTTGATCATCTGAAATCAAACTCAGACGAACAGCGACAAGAACGACCACACTGGACTCGTTTAATGGAACCACAACGTGGAGCTGTCAACATCCCGCATGAACCGAGCAACAATGAATTAACAAACTCTTCTGAACACCAAGAACACTCTCAAACCCAAAATGATTTCCACAGTGCCATAGAGACCCTGAAAAAGAATTGCTTACACGACACTGATAAGCTAAATGATCTTAAACAACCTTTTGGCAGACCAAATCCCGGCGAAGGCCACATACATGATCTCACAATAGACAAGATCTATGTTCATGTAAACATAGTTGAAGGCAGAGCTTACGATGAATTTACAGAAGACAGGTGGAAACAACTTAAAAAATACCCGCCCCATGCTGATGACTGTCTCTTCAAAAAACCAGGGGATCTTCTTGACAAAAATCACAAGAACGTTCTCGTTGTTGGCCGTCCTGGGATAGGAAAGACGTCATTGAGCACAAAGTTGCTTCGCCTTTGGGCATCTGGTGAGGCTTTTAATGGAGATGAACATTTCAACGTTGTCTTCCTCTTAAAGTTTAGGCGTTTTAATAATGACTACGTAAACTTGAGCCTTCGTGATCTGATGGCACGCTCAGAAACAGTCCAGAGTTTGGATGATGTTGTTTGGGATTTTATAAAACAAGAACCTACCAAGGTTCTGTTAATTTTTGACGGATTGGATgaatattcaagaaaagagGATATCAAGGACCAAGATGACCCAACTTACAAAAACTGTGTGGAAGAAAAGATGCCCCTTTCCGTTTTGTATAATAAACTGGCGGAGGAAAAACTTCTTCCTGGTGTAAGCATACTCACGACAACACGACCAACTGCTGTGAAATGTGTTCGTCATCTACCTTTTCAAAGAACAGTCGAAATTCGCGGATTCACGTCGGATGACGTTAAGGAATATGTTGAGAATTTTACTCGAGGTAACCCCGAAGCAGGGAAGAAAATGTGGGAACACATCAAGTCCAACATTAacctgttttcattttgctacATCCCAATGAACTGTTTTCTGATTTGCCACTGCTTGCTTCAAATCATCCTTTCTGAGTCTTCCCAAGCACTGCCAACGAAGATGACGGACATTTATAAAATGACCGTAAAGATGTTCTTGTTCAATCACAACAGAGAAGGTTTGTCTCCGGAGGAACTCGAAAGGCTCAAGTCAACCTACATGGATGAGCCTTTTGACAAGTTGCCTGAAGAACTTCAAGAAATCTTCAACAGTCTTGGAGAAATCGCTTTTAAAGGGATTGAAAAAGGAAGACTCCTCTTTGAATCAAACGAAGTCAGTGGGTTAGAAGATTGCGGACTGCTTCACAAATTGCCAGACCAAAAACGGAGAGCATTGGATGCCCCGCCAAAGTCCCAATTCTGTTTTACTCACCTGACAGTGCAAGAATTCTTTGCCGCAAAGCATCTGGTGGACAGCAAGACAGATGAGGAAATTGAAAGATTTGTTTGCGAGCATATCTATGGCGGCACATGGCCAGTGGTACTGCAGTTTGCAGCCGGATTGCTGAAGAGCTCACTAAGTAGCGACATTTTTATCAAGCTGTTGCCGGAGTCGACTGAGAAGGGAAAAAACCGTGAGTCTTCAGAACCAAAAACACTGACCTCTTGGCCAGCGacagaaaaagacaaagatcTAGCTGTGCAAGTATGTAAGTGTCTCTACGAGATTAACGACGAAAAGCAGCAGCCAGTATTACAAgacaaaatagagaaaattaaattcaacgCGGTTGACTTTAAACATTGTTCACTCGCACCGACTGATGTTGCTGCTGTCTTACATTGCTTAAAAAATGCTGAAGAAGTTTTGTACGTTAATTTAGAGTACAATGAGTTGGGAGACTTGGGCGCaaacgaagtgaaaaaaatttttgttaacaAGGAACGCAAACTAGAATCGTTAAACCTCAGTGCTAACAACCTCACcaacaacgcagcgaaggatttcgctgcagtaCTCatgcacagtaattgtaaactaaaaTCGTTAAACCTCCGTTATAACAAGTTCaccgacaacgcagcgaaggatttcgctgcagcacttaagcacagtaattgtaaactagaatcgtTAAACCTCTGGGGTAACTACTTcactgacaacgcagcgaaggatttcgctgcagcacttaagcacagtaattgtaaactaagAAGGTTATTCCTCTATTGTGATAACTTCACAGAGGTGGGACGCCAGTCCTTGACCGACGCAGGAAAGCAAAGTAATTGCCATGTTATGGGCGGAAACGACGAAATATCTCGCATTCTTAACCCTTTTTAAAGCTCATGTAATTTGTAATCATATACTACTAGCCAATAAGGCAAAAGGTAAAGGGACCATGCATATACTCAACAAAAGAGACTCGGAGATGAAAGAGCCATGGACAAATACGCAGGtaatttgcaagaaaaaatactACCATAACTTTCACAACAAATGTAATTTATTGCATCAccaagaaatttcaaatcaatttgattttgaaagtgAGCTCACCACAAAGGCAGTCACtaagaaaatttttcaaagttggaTGCTTTCACTTCATGCCCAAGGAACCCTTGTTATGtacaaagattttcttttgttaactTCA
It includes:
- the LOC141882001 gene encoding uncharacterized protein LOC141882001 — translated: MECSALIEKIRHKTLNKFTFGVVTLFWILFHGTLLGVFSDMEYHEPRYDFRCDVTAEDKVNADFIRSECYNQYWIQNHKLRIPPLLFVLVNMSLVPIVTAIYSFYANSTVKALKRCHQDAQREPDQRRNLFFAYLCQLIFNIIFEITFIILLETQQSYPRNFPSHFSCSSSVNETQSTTSFNCSNHRADSKSIWIRVVTAANGIFAFFAFLEIIWILSRGRNGKEFMENWRFYADHLKSNSNEQHQGRPDGIPLMESQDRAVNIPPEQNNDEITNSSELQEHAQVQNDFHIAIETLKKNCLQDTDKLNDLKQPFGRPDPGEGHIHDLTIDKIYVHVSIVEGRAYHKFAEDRSKQLQEYPPDAKDCKFAKPGDLLDKNHKNVLVVGRPGIGKTSLSTKLLRLWASGEAFNGDEHFNVVFLLKFRRFNNDYVNLSLRDLMARSETVQSLDDVVWDFIKQEPTKVLLIFDGLDEYSRKEDIKDQDDPTYKNCVEEKMPLSVLYNKLAEEKLLPGVSILTTTRPTAVKCVRHLPFQRTVEIRGFTSDDVKEYVENFTRGNPEAGKKMWEHIKSNINLFSFCYIPMNCFLICHCLLQIILSESSQALPTKMTDIYKMTVKMFLFNHNREGLSPEELERLKSTYMDEPFDKLPEELQEIFNSLGEIAFKGIEKGRLLFESNEVSGLEDCGLLHKLPDQKRRALDAPPKSQFCFTHLTVQEFFAAKHLVDSKTDEEIERFVCEHIYGGTWPVVLQFAAGLLKSSLSSDIFIKLLPESTEKGKNRESSEPKTLTSWPATEKDKDLAVQVCKCLYEINDEKQQPVLQDKIEKIKFNAVDFKHCSLAPTDVAAVLHCLKNAEEVLYVNLEYNELGDLGANEVKKIFVNKERKLESLNLSANNLTNNAAKDFAAVLMHSNCKLKSLNLRYNKFTDNAAKDFAAALKHSNCKLESLNLWGNYFTDNAAKDFAAALKHSNCKLRRLFLYCDNFTEVGRQSLTDAGKQSNCHVMGGNDEISRILNPF
- the LOC141882002 gene encoding uncharacterized protein LOC141882002, translating into MDCTAIKEAISPKTLNKFTFALVIVWIVVGATLCIAFAELEISESRYDIHCVTGNNPDSDFILGKCYDEYRMQNHRLGIPPYLFVIVNVLLLPIVTVIYSQYAKSTVNELERNPQDAQGQPTNRRRTLFMAYLCELSISIVLEITFIVLLETHLFYPRNFPSDFSCSIENPSFNRTQFNCYNKRAGYKNIWTKVVIAANGIFALFAFLEILWILSRGRHGKDFVENWRFYVDHLKSNSDEQRQERPHWTRLMEPQRGAVNIPHEPSNNELTNSSEHQEHSQTQNDFHSAIETLKKNCLHDTDKLNDLKQPFGRPNPGEGHIHDLTIDKIYVHVNIVEGRAYDEFTEDRWKQLKKYPPHADDCLFKKPGDLLDKNHKNVLVVGRPGIGKTSLSTKLLRLWASGEAFNGDEHFNVVFLLKFRRFNNDYVNLSLRDLMARSETVQSLDDVVWDFIKQEPTKVLLIFDGLDEYSRKEDIKDQDDPTYKNCVEEKMPLSVLYNKLAEEKLLPGVSILTTTRPTAVKCVRHLPFQRTVEIRGFTSDDVKEYVENFTRGNPEAGKKMWEHIKSNINLFSFCYIPMNCFLICHCLLQIILSESSQALPTKMTDIYKMTVKMFLFNHNREGLSPEELERLKSTYMDEPFDKLPEELQEIFNSLGEIAFKGIEKGRLLFESNEVSGLEDCGLLHKLPDQKRRALDAPPKSQFCFTHLTVQEFFAAKHLVDSKTDEEIERFVCEHIYGGTWPVVLQFAAGLLKSSLSSDIFIKLLPESTEKGKNRESSEPKTLTSWPATEKDKDLAVQVCKCLYEINDEKQQPVLQDKIEKIKFNAVDFKHCSLAPTDVAAVLHCLKNAEEVLYVNLEYNELGDLGANEVKKIFVNKERKLESLNLSANNLTNNAAKDFAAVLMHSNCKLKSLNLRYNKFTDNAAKDFAAALKHSNCKLESLNLWGNYFTDNAAKDFAAALKHSNCKLRRLFLYCDNFTEVGRQSLTDAGKQSNCHVMGGNDEISRILNPF